One genomic window of Eleginops maclovinus isolate JMC-PN-2008 ecotype Puerto Natales chromosome 12, JC_Emac_rtc_rv5, whole genome shotgun sequence includes the following:
- the hscb gene encoding iron-sulfur cluster co-chaperone protein HscB isoform X1, with amino-acid sequence MLSYNSLRIVCPFRALLHPNWLMTNRQTVNTTVTCSAHFVSTSFPKKDTWQRKCNLKSTGNEIQPPEEGTSFFNIMDCDYKFSLDTQKLQKRYLHLQRSLHPDNFSQKSVKEQEYSESYSALVNKAYQTLLKPLSRGLYMLELKGMRIEEGTDSGADPEFLIELMEINEALDEAKTPEEASKIGQHTKGKLAVLTEEIDAALLKGQLQSAKALLAQMKYFANIEEKVKEKLSEFM; translated from the exons atgttgtcATACAACTCTTTACGGATTGTGTGCCCATTCCGGGCTTTACTGCACCCAAACTGGCTGATGACAAACCGACAGACTGTTAATACAACTGTTACATGTTCAGCACATTTTGTGTCTACCAGCTTCCCAAAGAAGGACACAtggcaaagaaaatgtaacCTCAAATCGACGGGAAATGAAA TCCAGCCCCCAGAAGAAGGCACATCATTCTTTAACATCATGGATTG TGACTACAAATTCTCACTGGACAcacaaaagctgcagaaaagaTACTTGCATCTCCAGCGTTCTCTACATCCAGACAACTTCAGCCAGAAATCTGTG AAAGAACAGGAGTATTCAGAAAGCTACTCCGCTCTTGTGAACAAAGCTTACCAAACACTGCTTAAGCCTTTGAGTCGTGGCCTTTATATG ctgGAGCTGAAGGGGATGCGTATAGAAGAGGGCACCGACTCCGGGGCTGATCCAGAGTTTCTAATAGAGCTGATGGAGATCAATGAAGCCCTTGATGAAGCTAAGACTCCAGAGGAAGCCAGTAAGATCGGCCAACACacaaaag GGAAACTGGCAGTCTTGACAGAAGAAATAGACGCTGCCCTCCTTAAAG GACAGCTTCAATCTGCCAAAGCCCTGCTTGCCCAAATGAAATACTTTGCAAACATTGAAGAGAAAGTAAAGGAAAAACTTTCTGAATTCATGTAA
- the lrrc8ab gene encoding volume-regulated anion channel subunit LRRC8A, whose translation MIPITELRYFVDTQPAYRILKPWWDVFTDYISIVMLMISVFGGTLQVTQDKMICLPCKWVVNQTCKKNFNSTLSGSFFMEPKGIQYDLDRHQYNYVDAVCYENRLHWFAKYFPYLVLLHTLIFLACSNFWFKFPRTSSKLEHFVSILLKCFDSPWTTRALSETVVEESDPKPMKMNGSMDHKASVISEDVEASVPMLQRTKTRFEQGIVDRTETGVLDKKEGEQAKALFEKVKKFRIHVEEGDIVYRLYIRQTIIKVIKFILIICYTGYYVHDIQFSVDCSVNIESLTGYSVYRCAHPLATLFKILACFYISLVVVYGLICMYTLCWMLRRSLKKYSFESIREESSYSDIPDVKNDFAFMMHMIDQYDPLYSKRFAVFLSEVSENKLRQLNLNNEWTLDKLRQRITKNSQEKLELHLFMLSGIPDTVFDLMELEVLKLELIPDVTIPPIIAQLINLREMWLYHTPAKIEAPALAFLRENLKSLHIKFTDIKEIPLWIYSLKNLSELHLTGNLSAENNRYIVIDGLRELKRLKVLRLKSNLTKLPQVVTDVGMHLQKLSVNNEGTKLMVLNSLKKMVNLTELELIRCDLERIPHSIFSLHNLQEIDLKDNNLKTIEEIISFQHLHRLVCLKLWYNQIAYIPIQIGTLTNLEKLYLNRNKIEKMPSQLFYCRKLRFLDLSHNNLTYIPTDIGSLQNLQYLAVTANRIESLPNELFQCKKLRTLNLGNNCLQSLPSRFGELTGLTQLELRGNRLECLPVELAECRQLKRTGLVVEEDLFNTLPTEVKEQLWKSDKEQA comes from the exons ATGATCCCCATCACTGAGCTGCGGTACTTTGTGGACACACAGCCGGCATACCGCATCCTGAAACCATGGTGGGATGTGTTTACCGACTACATCTCCATTGTTATGCTTATGATTTCGGTGTTTGGGGGGACACTGCAGGTCACCCAGGACAAGATGATCTGCCTGCCCTGCAAATGGGTGGTCAATCAGACCTGCAAGAAGAACTTCAATTCTACCCTCTCGGGATCATTTTTCATGGAACCCAAAGGAATCCAGTATGATCTGGATCGCCACCAGTACAACTATGTGGATGCTGTGTGCTATGAGAATAGACTGCACTGGTTTGCCAAGTATTTTCCTTACCTAGTATTACTCCACACCCTTATATTCCTCGCTTGCAGCAACTTTTGGTTTAAGTTTCCACGGACAAGTTCCAAACTAGAGCACTTTGTATCCATCTTGCTGAAATGCTTTGACTCTCCGTGGACAACCAGGGCGCTGTCAGAGACGGTGGTTGAAGAGAGCGACCCAAAACCAATGAAAATGAACGGCTCAATGGACCACAAGGCGTCCGTTATTAGTGAGGATGTTGAAGCAAGTGTTCCTATGCTCCAAAGGACAAAAACACGCTTTGAGCAGGGCATTGTAGATAGAACAGAAACTGGGGTTTTGGACAAGAAAGAGGGAGAACAGGCAAAAGCCTTGTTCGAAAAAGTCAAGAAGTTCCGTATACACGTTGAGGAAGGAGACATTGTGTACAGACTGTACATCCGGCAGACCATCATCAAAGTCATCAAATTTATATTGATAATCTGCTACACAGGGTATTATGTGCATGACATTCAGTTCAGTGTGGACTGTTCAGTAAATATAGAGAGCCTGACCGGTTACAGCGTGTACCGCTGTGCCCACCCGTTGgctacactttttaaaatcttagCCTGTTTCTACATTAGCTTAGTAGTGGTGTATGGTTTGATCTGCATGTACACGCTTTGCTGGATGCTGCGGCGCTCTCTTAAGAAGTACTCCTTTGAGTCGATTCGGGAAGAGAGCAGCTACAGTGACATACCCGATGTTAAGAATGACTTTGCATTCATGATGCACATGATCGATCAGTACGACCCTCTGTATTCCAAACGATTTGCTGTGTTCCTCTCGGAAGTCAGCGAGAATAAGCTGAGGCAACTCAACCTCAACAATGAGTGGACACTGGACAAGCTCCGGCAGAGGATTACCAAGAACTCTCAGGAGAAGTTGGAGTTGCACCTTTTCATGCTAAGTGGCATCCCAGACACAGTTTTTGACCTGATGGAACTGGAGGTTCTTAAACTGGAGCTCATCCCCGATGTCACCATCCCACCGATCATCGCCCAGCTGATTAACCTGCGAGAGATGTGGCTGTACCACACACCGGCCAAAATCGAAGCTCCCGCTTTGGCGTTTTTGCGCGAGAACTTGAAGTCCCTGCACATCAAGTTCACTGACATCAAAGAGATTCCTTTATGGATCTACAGTCTGAAGAACCTCAGCGAGCTTCACCTGACGGGGAATCTCAGCGCGGAGAACAACCGTTACATTGTCATCGATGGGCTTCGGGAGCTCAAGAGGCTCAAAGTTCTACGTCTGAAGAGCAATCTCACCAAGCTACCTCAGGTGGTGACCGACGTGGGCATGCACCTCCAGAAGCTTTCTGTCAATAATGAAGGCACCAAACTAATGGTGCTCAACAGCCTGAAGAAGATGGTTAACCTGACCGAGCTTGAGCTCATTCGCTGTGATCTAGAACGCATACCACACTCTATCTTCAGCTTGCACAACTTGCAGGAGATCGATTTGAAGGACAACAACCTGAAGACCATCGAGGAGATCATCAGCTTCCAGCACCTTCATCGGCTAGTCTGCCTTAAGCTCTGGTACAACCAGATTGCCTATATCCCCATCCAGATTGGCACACTGACCAACCTTGAGAAACTTTACCTGAACAGAAACAAGATCGAGAAGATGCCCAGCCAGTTGTTTTATTGCCGCAAGCTTCGCTTCTTGGACCTGAGCCATAACAACCTGACCTATATCCCGACAGACATCGGCTCCCTCCAGAATCTCCAGTACCTGGCAGTGACTGCCAACAGG ATCGAGAGCCTGCCTAATGAGCTGTTCCAGTGCAAAAAGCTTCGCACTTTGAACTTGGGAAACAACTGCCTGCAGTCTTTGCCATCGCGGTTTGGAGAGCTGACCGGGCTGACACAGCTCGAACTGAGAGGAAACCGTCTGGAGTGTCTGCCCGTGGAGCTGGCCGAGTGCCGACAGCTGAAGAGAACCGGCCTCGTGGTGGAGGAGGACCTCTTCAACACCCTGCCCACGGAGGTCAAGGAACAGTTATGGAAAAGTGACAAAGAACAGGCTTGA
- the hscb gene encoding iron-sulfur cluster co-chaperone protein HscB isoform X2 has protein sequence MLSYNSLRIVCPFRALLHPNWLMTNRQTVNTTVTCSAHFVSTSFPKKDTWQRKCNLKSTGNESKLIYSTYTASSTRNYCTGKFKLNCWNCKQPLYETPAFFCMACKAVQPPEEGTSFFNIMDCDYKFSLDTQKLQKRYLHLQRSLHPDNFSQKSVKEQEYSESYSALVNKAYQTLLKPLSRGLYMLELKGMRIEEGTDSGADPEFLIELMEINEALDEAKTPEEASKIGQHTKGKLAVLTEEIDAALLKGQLQSAKALLAQMKYFANIEEKVKEKLSEFM, from the exons atgttgtcATACAACTCTTTACGGATTGTGTGCCCATTCCGGGCTTTACTGCACCCAAACTGGCTGATGACAAACCGACAGACTGTTAATACAACTGTTACATGTTCAGCACATTTTGTGTCTACCAGCTTCCCAAAGAAGGACACAtggcaaagaaaatgtaacCTCAAATCGACGGGAAATGAAAGTAAGCTAATATACTCGACATATACAGCCAGTTCAACCCGGAATTACTGCACAGGTAAATTCAAACTGAACTGCTGGAATTGCAAACAGCCTCTTTACGAAACACCTGCATTCTTTTGCATGGCATGCAAAGCAGTCCAGCCCCCAGAAGAAGGCACATCATTCTTTAACATCATGGATTG TGACTACAAATTCTCACTGGACAcacaaaagctgcagaaaagaTACTTGCATCTCCAGCGTTCTCTACATCCAGACAACTTCAGCCAGAAATCTGTG AAAGAACAGGAGTATTCAGAAAGCTACTCCGCTCTTGTGAACAAAGCTTACCAAACACTGCTTAAGCCTTTGAGTCGTGGCCTTTATATG ctgGAGCTGAAGGGGATGCGTATAGAAGAGGGCACCGACTCCGGGGCTGATCCAGAGTTTCTAATAGAGCTGATGGAGATCAATGAAGCCCTTGATGAAGCTAAGACTCCAGAGGAAGCCAGTAAGATCGGCCAACACacaaaag GGAAACTGGCAGTCTTGACAGAAGAAATAGACGCTGCCCTCCTTAAAG GACAGCTTCAATCTGCCAAAGCCCTGCTTGCCCAAATGAAATACTTTGCAAACATTGAAGAGAAAGTAAAGGAAAAACTTTCTGAATTCATGTAA